A region of Allocoleopsis franciscana PCC 7113 DNA encodes the following proteins:
- the csaB gene encoding polysaccharide pyruvyl transferase CsaB codes for MGQIRAILCGYYGKGNGGDEALLASLLQMLPESVTPLVLSGNPAETRKRYGVQSCDRTSPFQVLRAMRHSDSFIWGGGSLIQDVTSAASPLYYGGLMGLARQLGLKTIAWAQGIGPLKRDLTRRVAQQCFAGCTAVSVRDRGSAALLNEWNIPFIEAPDPVWALDSKPVKGLWDLPAPRVAVNLRSHPTLTPERLASLTQALVDFQKATQACILLVPFQTSQDLSIAESIQAQLTGPNHLFQLKDPRELKGLFRGVEMAIGMRYHSLIMAAAEECRCFALSYDPKVSQLMAQLDMPGWDLNQLPNDPNLISQTWLEHYANGDSLTGDQIQSLVDRALMHRDLLTQVLSTNRSAPI; via the coding sequence ATGGGGCAAATTCGGGCAATTTTATGTGGATATTACGGCAAGGGCAATGGTGGCGATGAGGCATTGCTGGCTTCGCTGTTGCAAATGCTACCGGAGTCGGTGACACCTCTGGTGCTGTCTGGCAACCCTGCTGAGACTCGTAAGCGCTATGGGGTACAAAGTTGCGATCGCACTTCTCCCTTCCAAGTGTTACGGGCTATGCGTCACTCCGATAGCTTTATCTGGGGCGGCGGCAGTTTAATTCAGGATGTCACAAGTGCGGCGTCGCCTCTCTACTATGGGGGCTTGATGGGGTTGGCACGGCAACTCGGCTTGAAAACCATTGCCTGGGCGCAGGGAATTGGCCCTCTAAAGCGCGATTTAACCCGTCGGGTAGCGCAGCAGTGCTTTGCAGGGTGTACGGCGGTAAGCGTGCGCGATCGCGGTTCAGCGGCTCTTTTAAACGAGTGGAACATTCCTTTTATTGAGGCTCCCGATCCGGTTTGGGCACTTGACTCTAAACCCGTCAAAGGCTTGTGGGACTTACCTGCCCCCAGAGTCGCCGTTAACTTGCGATCGCACCCTACCCTAACCCCTGAACGCCTTGCCAGCCTGACCCAGGCTCTAGTTGACTTTCAAAAAGCCACACAAGCCTGTATTCTACTGGTACCCTTTCAGACATCTCAGGACTTAAGCATCGCCGAATCCATTCAAGCTCAGCTAACCGGACCCAATCACCTGTTCCAGCTCAAAGACCCCAGGGAATTGAAAGGATTGTTTCGGGGTGTGGAAATGGCAATCGGGATGCGCTACCACAGCCTAATCATGGCGGCGGCAGAAGAATGCCGTTGTTTTGCTCTAAGTTATGACCCCAAAGTCAGTCAACTGATGGCTCAATTAGATATGCCGGGATGGGATTTAAATCAACTCCCCAATGACCCCAATCTCATCAGTCAAACTTGGCTAGAACACTACGCCAATGGCGACTCTCTGACAGGCGACCAAATTCAGTCCTTAGTAGACCGAGCTCTGATGCATCGAGATTTGTTGACACAAGTGTTGTCCACGAACCGATCCGCGCCTATATGA
- a CDS encoding RNA-guided endonuclease InsQ/TnpB family protein — MTNYPGLSRIKKLGSFPVFKKRRNRQSFRIPQHWSITSDGMLKLPKMLPVKMVQHRPMEGTPSSVTISKTPSGKYYASILVEYDQREAPLNGGKIGADLGLKDFLITSEGKKYPNPRFYKRSLKRLKRLQRSLSRKVKGSNNRNKQRLLVARAHEKVANQRLDMQHKLWAWEAAREESPQ, encoded by the coding sequence TTGACAAACTATCCAGGCTTATCTAGAATCAAAAAATTAGGAAGTTTTCCTGTATTTAAGAAGAGGCGTAATCGTCAATCGTTTCGCATTCCTCAACACTGGAGTATTACTTCCGATGGAATGCTAAAACTTCCCAAGATGTTGCCTGTCAAGATGGTGCAGCATCGTCCAATGGAAGGAACACCAAGCAGTGTCACCATTAGCAAAACTCCCAGTGGGAAGTACTATGCATCCATCCTGGTTGAATATGACCAGAGAGAAGCACCATTAAATGGTGGAAAGATTGGCGCTGATTTGGGACTGAAGGATTTCTTGATTACCAGCGAGGGTAAAAAGTATCCAAATCCCAGATTTTACAAGCGCTCTCTTAAGCGTTTAAAGCGGTTACAGCGCTCTTTGTCTCGAAAGGTTAAAGGGTCAAATAACCGCAATAAGCAGCGGCTACTTGTTGCAAGAGCGCATGAAAAAGTAGCCAACCAGCGACTAGATATGCAACATAAACTCTGGGCTTGGGAAGCTGCGCGGGAAGAGTCCCCGCAGTAA